In a genomic window of Microterricola viridarii:
- a CDS encoding DUF3566 domain-containing protein, which produces MTSTADKFAKKANRRPAAKQVRLKLVYVDFWSAVKLSFLIAVCLAIVTIVGTFLIYTVLDQTQIFDEADRLFKDVTGGSATLTSFISLPQVMGFTTVVALLDLVVVTALGAIMAVLYNFSVKVTGGILVGFTNN; this is translated from the coding sequence ATGACTAGTACCGCAGACAAATTCGCGAAGAAGGCGAACCGTCGCCCGGCGGCCAAGCAGGTGCGCCTCAAGCTGGTCTACGTCGACTTCTGGTCGGCCGTCAAGCTGTCGTTCCTCATCGCGGTCTGCCTCGCGATCGTCACGATCGTGGGAACCTTCCTGATCTACACGGTGCTGGACCAGACCCAGATCTTCGACGAGGCTGACAGGCTGTTCAAGGATGTCACCGGCGGCTCTGCAACGCTCACCAGCTTCATCTCGCTGCCGCAGGTGATGGGATTCACCACGGTCGTCGCGCTGCTCGACCTCGTCGTCGTCACGGCGCTCGGGGCGATCATGGCGGTGCTGTACAACTTCAGCGTGAAGGTCACCGGCGGCATCCTCGTCGGCTTCACCAACAATTAG